One window of the Rhodococcus sovatensis genome contains the following:
- the treY gene encoding malto-oligosyltrehalose synthase, whose amino-acid sequence MPIPSSTYRLQLRGDQFTLDDAREIVDYLDDLGVTHAYLSPILSATGGSTHGYDVVDPTTVSAALGGREAFEALAAELHSRGMGVIVDIVPNHVGVDDPRQNAWWWDVLGKGRLSEYADFFDIDWAPDNGVDGKIALPVLGSDEDSKELTVDRSGEKPLLAYYEHRFPIADGTGDGEPESVHARQAYRLVSWKAGLVGYRRFFSVNGLAGLRQEDLDVFTHSHSQVASWMTDGLVDGLRVDHPDGLADPATYLIELRELIGQDRWLVIEKILARGEPLDESLPVDGTTGYDALADLGGVFVDASGADALLELSQARTGTSDDASWLHSTEEALKASVARGDLAPEVRRLARCVIRESGTAVDLEPVIDAIVAVVARMPYYRSDYAPLAGTIARVIGTLAQEKPDLGDGIDALTSALISDGESAVRFEQVCGAVTAKGVEDCLFYRATRLVSLQEVGGDPGSFGVSPAAFHLANADRAVRWPAAMTTLSTHDTKRGEDVRARIGVLSQTPQLWARCIADWELLAPSPDGPSGLFLWQNLFGVWPVDGRIDEELRSRIHAYAEKALREAGLRTSWSEPDEAFEKSVHAWLDSILQGTIADSVTMLVARLDPHGRSDSLGQKLLHLVGPGVPDVYQGTELWEDSLVDPDNRRPVDYTVRRQRLADTSVPLIDITGAAKFRVVRAALRLRRDRPDSFVGGTYAPVNATGSASTHVIGFARGPVTGNPDVIALATRHSLTLASQGWGSTSVVLPEGRWRDRLTDTVYSGDIQADTVFAALPVALLVREISEGEILGEHDA is encoded by the coding sequence ATGCCGATCCCCTCCAGCACATATCGACTACAACTGCGAGGGGACCAGTTCACTCTCGACGACGCGCGAGAGATCGTCGACTATCTCGACGACCTCGGCGTCACCCACGCATATCTGTCTCCGATCCTCTCGGCTACAGGGGGTTCCACGCACGGCTACGACGTCGTCGACCCTACGACGGTCTCCGCCGCCCTCGGTGGCCGCGAAGCCTTCGAAGCGTTGGCGGCAGAACTGCACTCACGCGGTATGGGTGTGATCGTCGACATCGTGCCCAACCATGTGGGCGTCGACGACCCGCGGCAGAACGCGTGGTGGTGGGACGTTCTGGGCAAGGGCCGGTTGTCGGAGTACGCAGACTTCTTCGACATCGACTGGGCACCCGACAACGGGGTAGACGGCAAGATCGCCCTGCCCGTCCTCGGATCCGACGAGGACTCGAAGGAACTGACGGTCGATCGCTCCGGCGAAAAGCCGCTGTTGGCCTACTACGAGCACCGGTTCCCGATCGCGGACGGCACCGGTGACGGCGAGCCGGAATCGGTACACGCTCGCCAGGCCTACCGGCTCGTCAGTTGGAAGGCGGGACTCGTCGGCTACCGACGGTTCTTCTCCGTCAACGGACTCGCCGGCCTTCGCCAGGAGGACTTGGACGTCTTCACGCACTCGCACAGCCAGGTGGCGAGCTGGATGACCGACGGTCTCGTCGACGGACTTCGAGTCGATCACCCGGACGGGTTGGCGGATCCCGCGACATATCTCATCGAACTCCGCGAGCTCATCGGCCAGGACCGCTGGTTGGTGATCGAGAAGATCCTCGCGCGCGGGGAGCCACTGGACGAATCGCTGCCGGTCGACGGCACCACCGGCTACGACGCTCTCGCAGACCTCGGTGGTGTGTTCGTCGACGCGTCGGGTGCCGATGCATTGCTGGAGCTGTCGCAGGCTCGCACGGGAACGAGCGACGATGCGTCGTGGCTTCATTCCACCGAGGAAGCTCTCAAGGCCTCGGTCGCACGCGGAGACCTCGCACCCGAGGTCAGACGCCTGGCACGCTGCGTGATCCGCGAATCAGGAACCGCCGTCGACCTCGAACCGGTCATCGACGCGATCGTTGCGGTGGTCGCACGTATGCCGTACTACCGATCCGATTACGCACCTCTCGCAGGAACCATCGCCCGAGTGATCGGAACACTGGCCCAGGAGAAGCCCGATCTGGGCGACGGTATCGATGCCCTCACGTCGGCTTTGATCTCGGATGGCGAATCGGCAGTGCGCTTCGAACAGGTCTGCGGAGCCGTCACAGCGAAGGGTGTCGAGGACTGCCTGTTCTACCGCGCTACCCGATTGGTCTCGTTGCAGGAGGTCGGCGGCGACCCGGGTTCGTTCGGTGTGAGTCCCGCCGCATTCCACCTCGCGAACGCAGATCGAGCGGTGAGGTGGCCTGCTGCCATGACCACACTCTCGACCCACGACACCAAGCGAGGCGAGGACGTACGGGCACGCATCGGCGTTCTGTCGCAGACTCCTCAACTGTGGGCGCGATGCATCGCGGACTGGGAACTACTCGCGCCGAGCCCCGACGGGCCTAGCGGACTGTTTCTGTGGCAGAACCTGTTCGGGGTGTGGCCTGTCGACGGTCGCATCGACGAGGAACTACGCTCACGCATTCACGCCTATGCCGAGAAGGCTCTACGCGAGGCCGGGCTTCGAACCAGCTGGAGCGAGCCGGACGAAGCATTCGAGAAGTCCGTTCACGCATGGTTGGATTCGATTCTGCAGGGCACGATCGCAGACTCGGTCACAATGCTTGTGGCGCGACTCGACCCGCACGGTCGCAGTGATTCATTGGGACAGAAGCTCCTACACCTCGTCGGTCCCGGGGTGCCCGACGTTTATCAAGGCACGGAACTGTGGGAGGACTCCCTCGTCGATCCCGACAATCGACGCCCCGTCGACTACACCGTCCGCCGGCAACGCCTCGCTGACACTTCGGTACCTCTCATCGACATCACCGGCGCGGCGAAGTTCCGGGTCGTGCGCGCAGCACTGCGGTTGCGCCGTGACCGACCGGACAGCTTCGTCGGTGGGACGTACGCACCGGTGAACGCGACCGGATCCGCGTCGACTCACGTGATCGGTTTCGCTCGCGGGCCGGTGACGGGCAACCCGGACGTCATTGCCCTCGCCACACGCCACTCGCTCACGTTGGCCTCGCAGGGTTGGGGATCGACATCGGTGGTACTCCCCGAAGGTCGCTGGCGAGACCGGTTGACCGACACGGTGTACAGCGGTGACATACAGGCGGACACAGTGTTTGCCGCATTGCCGGTAGCACTGCTGGTTCGCGAGATATCCGAAGGCGAGATCTTAGGAGAGCACGACGCATGA
- the glgX gene encoding glycogen debranching protein GlgX yields the protein MSVEAPSESPAIEVWPGSAYPLGATYDGAGTNFALFSEVAEAVDLCLISDDGTETRIRFEESDGYVWHAYLPSVIPGQKYGYRVHGPWDPAQGHRCDPSKLLLDPYGKAFEGEFDGDRSLFSYSLDAPEPQPELEPTADPDTKPFEDESDLIDPDEEIVEPDPIAHDETPRNDFPQYDSLGHTMTTVVINPFFDWQADRAPRRPYHETVIYEAHVKGMTVAHPDVPESLRGTYAGLAHPSIIEHLKNLGITAIELMPVHQFMQDQTLIDKGLRNYWGYNTFGFLAPHADYSSNPTAGGAVTEFKAMVREFHAAGIEVILDVVYNHTAEGNHMGPTISFRGIDNAAYYRLVDGDYAHYMDYTGTGNSLNARHPHTLQLIMDSLRYWVTEMHVDGFRFDLASTLARELHDVDRLSAFFDLVQQDPVVSQVKLIAEPWDVGEGGYQVGNFPGLWTEWNGKYRDTVRDYWRGEPATLGEFASRLTGSSDLYEATGRRPGASINFVIAHDGFTLNDLVSYNEKHNEANGENNNDGESHNRSWNCGVEGPTDDPEILDLRGRQIRNIMATLLLSQGTPMIAHGDELGRTQQGNNNVYCQDSELAWMDWSLAETNADLIEFTRAAIALRNNHPVFRRRRFFEGRPIRSGEQARDIAWLTPAGEEMTPEDWDSGFGKSLTVFLNGEGIPEPNQRGERVVDDSFLLCFNAHHEAIEFLTPDGEYANEWTVALDTAVPTGASENVIEAGTPVEVAARSLLVLRKTD from the coding sequence ATGTCTGTCGAAGCACCCTCCGAATCGCCCGCGATCGAAGTCTGGCCGGGTTCGGCATATCCGCTGGGAGCCACCTACGACGGCGCCGGAACGAATTTCGCTCTGTTTTCCGAGGTCGCCGAGGCAGTCGATCTGTGCCTGATCAGCGACGACGGCACCGAAACGCGGATCCGATTCGAGGAATCCGACGGCTACGTCTGGCACGCGTACCTGCCGTCGGTCATCCCGGGCCAAAAGTACGGATACCGCGTTCACGGGCCGTGGGATCCCGCACAGGGGCATCGCTGTGATCCGAGCAAACTGCTCCTCGACCCGTACGGCAAGGCATTCGAGGGCGAGTTCGACGGCGACCGCTCGCTCTTCTCGTACAGCCTCGACGCACCCGAGCCGCAGCCTGAGCTCGAACCGACAGCGGACCCGGACACCAAGCCGTTCGAAGACGAGTCCGATCTGATCGATCCCGACGAGGAGATCGTCGAACCCGATCCAATCGCACACGACGAGACACCACGAAACGACTTCCCTCAGTACGATTCGCTGGGCCACACGATGACCACTGTCGTCATCAATCCGTTCTTCGACTGGCAGGCCGACCGCGCACCCCGCCGTCCGTACCACGAGACGGTCATCTACGAGGCCCACGTCAAGGGCATGACCGTCGCACATCCGGACGTTCCGGAATCGCTGCGAGGCACCTACGCGGGGCTCGCGCACCCGTCGATCATCGAGCACCTGAAGAACCTCGGCATCACCGCGATCGAACTCATGCCGGTGCACCAATTCATGCAGGATCAAACGCTCATCGACAAGGGCCTGCGTAACTACTGGGGCTACAACACCTTCGGATTCCTCGCGCCGCACGCCGACTACTCCTCGAACCCCACGGCCGGCGGAGCCGTCACCGAGTTCAAGGCCATGGTGCGCGAATTCCACGCCGCCGGCATCGAAGTGATCCTCGACGTGGTCTACAACCACACTGCCGAGGGCAATCACATGGGTCCGACCATCAGCTTCCGCGGAATCGACAACGCCGCGTACTACCGACTGGTCGACGGTGATTACGCGCACTACATGGACTACACCGGAACGGGCAACAGCCTCAACGCGCGTCACCCGCACACGCTGCAACTGATCATGGACTCTCTCCGATACTGGGTCACCGAGATGCACGTCGACGGCTTCCGCTTCGACCTCGCGTCCACCCTCGCCCGTGAGTTGCACGACGTCGATCGACTCTCCGCGTTTTTCGACCTGGTGCAGCAGGATCCAGTCGTCAGTCAGGTCAAGCTCATCGCCGAGCCCTGGGATGTCGGCGAGGGTGGCTACCAGGTCGGCAACTTCCCCGGTCTGTGGACCGAATGGAACGGCAAATACCGCGACACCGTGCGCGACTACTGGCGCGGCGAGCCGGCCACGCTCGGCGAGTTCGCGTCACGACTCACCGGATCCTCGGACCTGTACGAGGCCACCGGCAGGCGGCCGGGTGCCAGCATCAACTTCGTCATCGCCCACGATGGCTTCACGCTGAACGACCTCGTGTCGTACAACGAGAAGCACAACGAAGCCAACGGCGAGAACAACAACGACGGTGAGAGCCACAACCGGTCGTGGAACTGCGGAGTCGAAGGCCCGACCGACGACCCCGAGATCCTCGATCTTCGCGGACGCCAGATCCGCAACATCATGGCCACACTCCTGCTGAGTCAGGGCACACCGATGATCGCGCACGGTGACGAACTCGGCCGAACACAGCAGGGCAACAACAACGTCTACTGCCAGGACTCGGAACTGGCATGGATGGATTGGTCACTCGCCGAAACCAACGCCGATCTCATCGAGTTCACCAGGGCGGCTATCGCTCTGCGCAACAATCACCCGGTCTTCCGTCGTCGGCGATTCTTCGAAGGACGCCCCATCCGCAGCGGTGAACAGGCCCGCGACATCGCCTGGCTCACACCGGCAGGCGAGGAGATGACACCGGAAGACTGGGACAGTGGTTTCGGGAAGAGCCTCACTGTCTTCCTCAACGGCGAAGGAATCCCCGAGCCCAACCAGCGCGGCGAACGCGTCGTCGACGACTCGTTCCTGTTGTGCTTCAACGCCCATCACGAAGCCATCGAGTTCTTGACGCCGGACGGTGAGTACGCCAACGAATGGACGGTGGCTCTCGACACCGCCGTTCCCACCGGGGCAAGTGAGAATGTCATAGAAGCGGGTACACCAGTCGAAGTGGCCGCCCGGTCGCTACTCGTTCTACGAAAGACGGACTGA
- a CDS encoding acyltransferase family protein — MPAPYQPAGVSVGDVPGVAQTAPRPPLREDLNGLRGVAIALVVVFHVWMGRVSGGVDVFLVLTGFFFTASLIRTAQSGGSLNPFTRIGRVLRRLGPPLVLVLVGVAVATALLLPRTRWVDIANQVVSGVFFYANWELAWTSQDYLAADPSVSPLQHLWSVAVQFQFYLVAIVVVFGLAGVLRRSRGVHRASPPPHVYLVLFAGASLVSFVYAADGTSRLQSWNYYDTGARLWEILLGGAVAALFAARHPRPTHERRSSEFRTGRTALAVLGLAAVVACGFLLDGVNEFPGPWALFPVLATIALIAAGPDTSVGHLLRSRFGLWLGSIAFPLYLWHWPLLIFTLAYSGKPSADLATGAAIIAASVVLAMATVRLVEKPLQAPGGSIPRIAITATAAVLAAALVCGSAGWNFYIQRSVSDLQASDELDPFTYPGARELTDGATAPDADVVPALFSAPEDLPVTSVEGCIADFETRDAISCEYGDLSASRTIALAGSSHAEHWVTALDMLGRDRGFRVVTFLKMGCPLTLGTMPMLGESEYPDCLDWTQTVMSEVEQLGPDYVFTTSTRPREGGQGDYTPDFYVNVWNELTSYGIPILAMRDTPWLVKDGVVYRAIDCLADGGSAMSCGMPRGAALDPINPTLASSFRLPTVRPLDLTSALCDGPICPAVVGNVLVYRDEHHLTATYVRTLTSELGREIAASTGWW, encoded by the coding sequence ATGCCCGCCCCGTACCAACCTGCCGGCGTATCCGTAGGCGATGTCCCCGGCGTCGCTCAGACCGCCCCCCGACCACCGCTAAGGGAAGACCTGAACGGGTTGCGAGGCGTGGCGATCGCACTCGTCGTGGTTTTCCACGTCTGGATGGGCAGAGTCTCCGGCGGCGTCGACGTATTTCTGGTCCTGACAGGGTTCTTTTTCACCGCATCGCTGATTCGGACTGCGCAGTCCGGAGGCTCGCTGAATCCGTTCACACGGATCGGACGAGTTCTCCGCAGGCTCGGCCCGCCGCTGGTACTCGTTCTCGTCGGCGTAGCGGTCGCGACGGCCTTGTTGTTGCCGAGAACGCGTTGGGTAGACATCGCGAACCAAGTGGTATCCGGAGTCTTCTTCTACGCCAACTGGGAGCTGGCTTGGACGTCACAGGACTACCTCGCTGCGGACCCCAGCGTCAGTCCCCTGCAGCACCTGTGGTCGGTCGCCGTCCAGTTCCAGTTCTATCTCGTGGCCATCGTCGTCGTATTCGGCCTCGCGGGGGTCCTTCGGCGGTCGAGAGGCGTGCACCGAGCCAGCCCGCCGCCACACGTCTACCTGGTTCTCTTCGCGGGCGCCTCACTGGTGTCGTTCGTCTACGCCGCGGACGGCACGTCGCGGCTGCAGTCCTGGAACTACTACGACACCGGCGCACGGCTGTGGGAGATCCTGCTCGGAGGTGCGGTCGCTGCACTGTTCGCGGCGCGCCATCCGCGACCAACCCACGAACGCAGATCCTCGGAGTTCCGAACCGGTAGAACTGCCCTCGCTGTCCTCGGACTCGCCGCTGTTGTCGCCTGCGGATTTCTTCTCGACGGAGTGAACGAGTTCCCAGGCCCGTGGGCTCTGTTCCCTGTCCTCGCGACGATTGCACTGATCGCCGCGGGTCCCGACACCAGCGTCGGGCACCTGCTGCGCTCACGGTTCGGACTGTGGCTGGGTTCGATCGCCTTTCCGCTCTACCTGTGGCATTGGCCGCTACTGATCTTCACTCTGGCGTACAGCGGAAAGCCGAGCGCAGACCTCGCGACCGGGGCGGCGATCATCGCAGCATCGGTCGTACTCGCGATGGCGACGGTCCGGCTCGTCGAGAAGCCGCTTCAGGCACCTGGCGGTTCCATCCCGAGAATCGCGATCACTGCGACGGCCGCCGTTCTTGCTGCCGCACTGGTGTGCGGGTCCGCCGGATGGAACTTCTACATCCAACGCTCGGTCTCGGATCTTCAGGCCAGTGACGAACTCGACCCCTTCACGTATCCCGGCGCGCGCGAACTGACCGACGGAGCAACGGCGCCCGACGCGGACGTGGTTCCTGCATTGTTCTCGGCACCGGAGGATCTTCCCGTCACGTCCGTCGAAGGATGCATTGCCGACTTCGAAACCCGCGACGCAATCAGCTGCGAGTACGGCGACCTCAGCGCGTCGCGGACCATCGCTCTCGCCGGTAGTTCCCATGCCGAGCACTGGGTGACCGCGCTGGACATGCTCGGACGTGACCGAGGCTTCCGAGTCGTCACGTTCTTGAAAATGGGCTGCCCGCTCACCCTGGGGACAATGCCCATGCTCGGCGAATCCGAGTATCCCGACTGCCTCGACTGGACCCAGACGGTCATGAGTGAAGTCGAACAACTAGGTCCGGACTATGTGTTCACGACATCGACACGGCCGCGAGAGGGCGGGCAGGGGGATTACACCCCCGACTTCTACGTCAACGTCTGGAACGAGCTCACGTCGTACGGCATCCCGATTCTCGCGATGCGAGACACGCCGTGGTTGGTAAAGGACGGGGTCGTGTACCGCGCCATCGACTGCCTCGCCGACGGTGGGAGCGCGATGTCGTGCGGCATGCCGCGAGGCGCCGCTCTCGATCCGATCAATCCGACACTGGCGTCGTCGTTCCGGCTTCCCACCGTCCGACCGCTCGACCTGACAAGTGCTCTGTGCGATGGACCGATCTGCCCGGCGGTCGTGGGAAACGTACTGGTCTACCGCGACGAACATCACCTCACCGCCACCTACGTACGCACTCTGACCAGCGAATTGGGCCGCGAAATCGCCGCCTCGACCGGCTGGTGGTGA
- a CDS encoding MarR family winged helix-turn-helix transcriptional regulator — protein MGIADDSSLIRAQGWRTLSALHAHIEADLERALQTEHSLSVVEYTVLDALHRQDGWHMRMQQLARATALSSSATTRLVNRLEDRGILTRVLCKDDRRGMYTELTDEGRALLDRARPTHDGVLETSLSAAQQLPELAPLVDAIHRLPASVG, from the coding sequence GTGGGAATCGCCGACGATTCGTCCCTCATCCGTGCTCAGGGCTGGCGCACACTGTCTGCATTGCACGCCCATATCGAGGCCGACCTCGAACGTGCGCTGCAGACCGAGCACAGTTTGTCGGTCGTCGAATACACCGTTCTGGATGCTCTCCATCGGCAGGACGGCTGGCATATGCGAATGCAACAACTCGCACGCGCAACCGCGCTCAGCAGCAGCGCAACCACTCGCCTCGTCAATCGACTCGAAGATCGCGGAATTCTGACGCGAGTCCTGTGCAAGGACGATCGACGCGGGATGTACACCGAGTTGACCGACGAGGGCCGCGCGTTGCTCGACCGAGCACGTCCCACTCACGACGGTGTTCTGGAAACCTCGTTGTCGGCCGCGCAGCAGCTACCGGAGCTCGCCCCCCTCGTCGACGCCATTCACCGATTGCCTGCATCTGTCGGCTGA
- a CDS encoding MFS transporter — MPLGLLALAIGGFGIGLTEFVIMGLLPEVAADFGITEGVAGWLITGYALSVVVGAVGVTAVVTRFPRKNVLVALMGLFIAGNLVSALAGTYEAMMFGRIVAALCHGAFFGIGAVVAASLVAPEKKAGAIAMMFAGLTAANVLGVPFGTLLGQTYGWRSTFWAITVIGVVALVGIVALVPVTSDAEVRGDLRSELGAFRRLQVWLSIAITVLGYGGMFGAFTYIAFTLTDVSGFASSSVPWLLILFGVGLFIGNYLGGKAADRNLTATLLVLLVALTAVLVLFAFTAESQIATVASLFLMGAFGFATVPGLQMRVMSFAEDAPTMASGANIAAFNLGNALGAWIGGVTITAGLGYTSPIWAGAGITVAAVVVLVVATAVQRERVDKGRRIIHLHTQSAH, encoded by the coding sequence ATGCCGCTAGGACTGCTTGCACTTGCCATCGGAGGGTTCGGTATCGGGCTCACCGAATTCGTCATCATGGGATTGCTTCCCGAAGTTGCCGCAGATTTCGGCATCACGGAAGGCGTAGCCGGATGGCTGATCACCGGCTACGCGCTCAGCGTCGTCGTGGGGGCTGTCGGAGTCACCGCCGTCGTCACACGGTTTCCGAGGAAGAACGTCCTGGTCGCACTGATGGGGCTGTTCATTGCGGGCAACCTCGTATCCGCGCTCGCCGGGACCTACGAGGCGATGATGTTCGGTCGGATCGTCGCCGCCCTGTGCCATGGTGCCTTTTTCGGCATCGGTGCAGTCGTCGCTGCGTCTCTGGTTGCGCCGGAGAAGAAAGCAGGGGCGATCGCCATGATGTTCGCCGGACTTACTGCGGCCAACGTCCTGGGTGTCCCATTCGGAACGCTGCTCGGTCAGACGTACGGCTGGCGATCGACTTTCTGGGCCATCACCGTCATCGGTGTCGTAGCGCTGGTCGGCATCGTCGCCCTGGTTCCTGTAACGTCCGACGCCGAAGTTCGTGGAGATCTCCGTTCCGAGCTCGGCGCGTTTCGCCGACTCCAGGTGTGGCTGTCCATCGCGATCACTGTGCTGGGGTACGGAGGAATGTTCGGCGCGTTCACCTACATCGCGTTCACTCTCACCGATGTCAGCGGATTCGCATCCAGCTCGGTGCCGTGGCTGCTCATCCTGTTCGGAGTAGGCCTCTTCATCGGCAACTACCTCGGCGGCAAGGCGGCCGATCGCAACCTGACCGCTACGTTGCTCGTTCTGCTCGTTGCGCTGACCGCGGTCCTCGTGTTGTTCGCGTTCACCGCCGAAAGTCAGATCGCGACGGTCGCATCCCTGTTCCTCATGGGGGCCTTCGGTTTCGCGACCGTTCCAGGTTTGCAGATGCGTGTGATGTCCTTCGCCGAAGATGCACCGACAATGGCCTCGGGCGCCAACATCGCCGCATTCAATCTCGGGAATGCCCTCGGCGCGTGGATCGGCGGCGTCACGATCACCGCAGGACTTGGCTACACCTCACCGATCTGGGCCGGTGCCGGCATCACCGTCGCGGCCGTTGTCGTGCTC